Below is a genomic region from Geoglobus acetivorans.
TCCGAGCTGGATGTACCTAAAGGGATTCATGGAAGCCTGTAAGGGTCACAGGCTTGCAGATTTGCAGGCGATTTATGGCAGCTTTGGATATTTCCCTCCTGAAGCTGACAGGTGAGGTGGTAAGATATGGAATCTGACGTGATATTCGTACTGCTTGATAGGATCCTGAGCGTGTTCACTTCAGAGATGATACACATTCCAGCAATACAGCCGATTGTCGATAAGCTGATGAATATACCTCTGGTTAATCTGCTGGTGGCGTTCCTCCTGTGGAAGCCCATATTTCACATGGTCTTCTTCCCCGGGCTTATCGGCATAACGCTTGTGCTTCTGTGGATTGTTTACTTTGAGAGAAAGCTTACGGCAAGAGTTCAGTGGAGAATTGGACCAAAAGAAGTGTCCAGGAGAACAGGAGGGTTGATTCAGACGCTCGCAGACGGTATGAGATACTTCTTCCAGGAGGTAATCATACACAAGGGTGCCAACAAATTCTACTTTGCACAGTTCCCACTGCTGTCTTTCCTGCCGGTTCTGCTCCCCATACTTTTCATACCTGCCGGCGGCTCATATGGTATTGATACATCGTACGCCCTCTTCGCGGCTGTCGCTCTTGTATCACTCATTCCTGTCTTTATAATGGGTATGGGGTGGGCATCCAACAACAAATTTGCCTTCATTGGAACTGTCAGAGAGGCATTCATTTACTTTGCCTACGAAATTCCCTTCATTCTTGCAGTTGCCTCGATGGTTCTCGTTTATCAGACTGCCAATCCCTTTGAGATAGTTGCAAGGCAAACCATTCCGGGAGTAT
It encodes:
- the nuoH gene encoding NADH-quinone oxidoreductase subunit NuoH, with the protein product MESDVIFVLLDRILSVFTSEMIHIPAIQPIVDKLMNIPLVNLLVAFLLWKPIFHMVFFPGLIGITLVLLWIVYFERKLTARVQWRIGPKEVSRRTGGLIQTLADGMRYFFQEVIIHKGANKFYFAQFPLLSFLPVLLPILFIPAGGSYGIDTSYALFAAVALVSLIPVFIMGMGWASNNKFAFIGTVREAFIYFAYEIPFILAVASMVLVYQTANPFEIVARQTIPGVFLNPIAFLVFFITTLIATGRLPFDIAEADQEVAFGPYVEYSGIFFGLTMTLPYEKVYILSMLMTLLFFGGWNGPYIAPLGEFSYVLWFYIKTFVIVSVIALARSIYARYRIDQTLRLGWSVLFCLSLISLVISAGWAAW